The following coding sequences lie in one Candidatus Kaelpia imicola genomic window:
- a CDS encoding YcaO-like family protein has product MKGFVQGINRVIPPEQTCKVVLRKIQNIDPLILKGYFEVPRPSKILQYRFIGTDYYQQIVQAEGTNGKGHFKEQALASGIMEMVERYSCYKYLRSKNTFKIYSFEDLKHNTFQLKNIYSNFIDDTHVKILKNKEIKAAKIRWYRGYSLDGRRTYLPMSLIAYLLEGTNGMAAGNSLEEALLHAICEVIERHCLSLIKINKLKTPLIDMSTINSSIAKELIKKMQLLKYPILVKDFSLGIGLPVIGVIRKVDKTNCIITAGVATTREEALIRALLENSQTESKENYIKIHLAKYYFVNNKIISIKDIPNVNNKSMKLELEKIEKILNKQKMKIFFIDTTDKILNIPSVIVYITGAKFFSKETSYRNILIGLIEEYLRNENYSDIERYLNKADKIDKNNKLIYFYFRGLILKHHSRYREAIQYLSKVTEIKIAEFQKISLINLGLCYQAINDMDNAIDCYAKAIDLFPDFSIEYLRFYYDNVPLLFNNRNLFDNAKNLYYEIKLFRKHFPIINLQKIKTPFYKYQKNKKNILIHLEKTQTHFISKQYKKAIEEANKITGLSNTASKMHNVYLILGFCYEKTKQYKKAIRELKKAEKINPEEFQVNLSLSNCYKNIGQTEQANKELEKGVLKFKKIQQIATLDIK; this is encoded by the coding sequence ATGAAAGGGTTTGTTCAAGGAATAAATAGAGTTATTCCACCCGAACAAACATGTAAAGTTGTTCTGAGGAAAATTCAAAATATAGATCCTCTTATCTTAAAGGGATATTTTGAAGTGCCGCGACCGAGCAAAATTTTACAATATAGGTTTATAGGAACTGATTATTACCAACAAATTGTTCAAGCAGAAGGAACTAATGGAAAAGGTCATTTTAAAGAACAAGCGTTGGCAAGCGGCATCATGGAAATGGTAGAGAGATATTCATGCTATAAATACCTTCGCAGTAAAAATACTTTCAAAATATATTCTTTTGAAGATTTAAAACATAATACATTTCAATTAAAAAATATCTACTCTAACTTTATTGATGATACTCATGTAAAGATACTGAAAAATAAAGAGATAAAAGCTGCTAAAATACGATGGTACAGAGGATACTCTTTGGATGGCAGGAGAACGTACTTACCAATGAGTCTAATTGCATATCTTCTAGAAGGTACAAACGGAATGGCTGCAGGAAATTCTCTTGAAGAAGCATTGTTACATGCCATCTGTGAAGTGATTGAGAGACACTGTTTATCCCTAATAAAAATAAACAAGCTAAAGACACCTCTTATTGATATGTCTACCATTAATTCTTCTATAGCAAAGGAACTAATAAAAAAAATGCAACTTCTAAAATATCCAATTTTAGTTAAAGATTTTTCTTTGGGTATTGGTTTACCAGTAATTGGTGTCATTAGAAAAGTAGATAAAACAAACTGCATTATTACTGCTGGTGTAGCTACGACTCGAGAGGAAGCATTAATAAGAGCTCTTCTTGAAAATTCACAGACTGAATCTAAAGAAAACTATATAAAAATTCATTTAGCCAAATACTATTTTGTAAATAACAAAATTATATCTATAAAAGATATTCCAAATGTAAATAACAAAAGTATGAAGTTAGAACTTGAAAAAATTGAAAAAATATTAAATAAGCAAAAAATGAAGATTTTTTTTATTGATACTACAGACAAAATTTTAAATATTCCCAGCGTTATAGTATATATTACAGGGGCAAAATTTTTTAGTAAAGAGACATCGTACCGAAATATATTAATAGGACTCATTGAAGAGTATTTAAGGAATGAGAATTACAGTGATATCGAAAGATATTTGAATAAAGCTGATAAAATAGATAAGAACAACAAACTTATATATTTTTATTTTAGAGGATTAATTTTAAAACATCACTCTCGATATAGAGAGGCAATACAGTACCTTTCAAAGGTTACAGAGATTAAAATAGCTGAATTTCAAAAAATTAGCCTCATAAATCTTGGCCTTTGCTACCAAGCAATAAACGATATGGATAATGCAATAGATTGTTATGCAAAAGCCATAGATTTGTTTCCCGACTTTAGTATTGAGTATCTTAGATTCTATTATGATAATGTACCTTTACTTTTTAATAATAGAAACCTTTTTGATAATGCCAAAAATTTGTATTATGAAATTAAATTATTTAGGAAACATTTTCCTATTATTAATTTACAAAAAATAAAAACTCCATTTTATAAATATCAAAAAAATAAAAAAAACATATTAATCCATCTCGAAAAAACTCAAACTCATTTTATTTCTAAACAATATAAAAAAGCTATCGAAGAAGCAAATAAAATAACAGGGTTAAGTAATACAGCAAGCAAAATGCACAATGTATATTTAATTTTAGGTTTTTGTTATGAGAAAACCAAACAATATAAGAAAGCGATAAGAGAGCTTAAAAAAGCTGAAAAAATAAACCCGGAAGAATTTCAGGTGAATCTCTCTCTTTCCAATTGCTACAAAAATATTGGTCAAACAGAGCAAGCTAATAAAGAATTAGAAAAGGGGGTTCTGAAATTCAAAAAAATTCAACAAATAGCAACTCTGGATATAAAATAA
- a CDS encoding glycosyltransferase family 39 protein, whose amino-acid sequence MLKQFKSNPKNIALIVITGTILRLYKLGYHDFWYDEAMSIALARVPLNITTPPLYYLLLNIWMKLFPINEFYLRLPSLLFSAVSILLIFILGKKLFSPNIALFAAAIMSFCPFHIWYAQEARPYSLLLLLGLLSTFLLYQALTKNKTYLLILFILTSVLGLYTSYFFGVLFACQLLTILFLFKKFKFKFTGIFFLFFTPIFIFLPWLLKFLRRLCYIYQGFWIPEPNFKSLLITLENLNVGYNALPIIYILANVVTLISAIYILLNINKLPWKKVNLVFILSLFLLPIFLIFVFSKFVTSIYLDRAFLIFSPYYYLFLSLGICSIKPKRFKNIVISLFFILLFYGNYAYFTDKMPSSEIHHMGAMLKKQVKPAVEFISNNYKSEDLIAYTNFSFPILFNYYSSPEALETNSHTIFKFFNKKNLPQHTSSHKTSAKMVKTFDQKYFIIPSAQDPYWRRGYAADYSIINLEKHSPAKEIKTIWLISTNWQRDGQLDENSQAVNRWMDKNYNLILEKEFQGIFIFKYVKNFRD is encoded by the coding sequence ATGTTAAAACAATTTAAATCTAATCCAAAAAATATAGCTCTCATAGTTATAACAGGAACTATCCTTCGTCTATATAAATTAGGCTATCATGACTTCTGGTATGATGAAGCGATGAGCATAGCGTTGGCTCGAGTACCTCTAAACATTACCACTCCCCCTCTCTACTATCTTCTTCTTAATATATGGATGAAATTGTTCCCAATTAATGAGTTTTATCTTCGATTACCTTCATTGCTTTTCAGCGCTGTATCTATACTATTAATTTTCATTCTGGGTAAAAAATTATTCAGTCCCAACATTGCTCTTTTTGCAGCTGCTATAATGAGCTTTTGCCCTTTTCATATCTGGTATGCTCAAGAAGCCCGTCCCTATAGCCTGCTTTTATTGTTAGGCCTTTTATCTACTTTTTTACTTTATCAAGCCTTAACCAAAAACAAAACATACCTTCTAATATTATTTATATTAACTTCTGTTTTAGGACTCTATACAAGCTATTTTTTCGGAGTCCTTTTTGCCTGTCAATTATTGACTATACTTTTTCTTTTCAAAAAATTTAAATTTAAATTCACAGGAATATTTTTCCTCTTTTTTACCCCGATATTTATCTTCTTACCCTGGCTATTAAAATTTTTAAGAAGATTATGCTACATTTACCAAGGCTTCTGGATACCTGAACCTAATTTTAAATCTTTGCTGATAACTTTAGAAAATTTAAATGTTGGATACAATGCACTGCCCATTATCTATATCCTCGCAAATGTTGTAACACTAATTTCAGCAATTTATATTCTTTTAAATATTAATAAATTACCCTGGAAAAAGGTAAATTTAGTTTTTATATTATCTCTATTTTTACTTCCTATTTTCCTAATATTTGTATTTTCAAAATTTGTTACTTCCATCTATTTAGACCGAGCATTCTTAATATTTAGCCCTTATTATTACTTGTTTTTAAGCCTGGGTATCTGCTCGATTAAACCGAAGCGATTCAAAAACATTGTAATCTCTCTATTTTTTATTTTACTCTTCTATGGAAATTATGCTTATTTTACTGACAAGATGCCCTCATCAGAAATTCATCATATGGGGGCAATGCTTAAAAAACAGGTTAAACCAGCAGTTGAATTTATATCTAACAATTATAAATCGGAAGATTTAATTGCCTATACTAATTTTTCTTTTCCAATATTATTCAATTATTATTCTTCACCTGAAGCTTTAGAGACTAACTCTCACACTATTTTCAAATTCTTTAACAAGAAGAATTTACCGCAGCATACTTCTTCACACAAAACTTCTGCAAAGATGGTTAAAACCTTCGATCAGAAATACTTTATAATACCGTCTGCTCAAGACCCCTACTGGAGAAGAGGATATGCAGCTGACTATAGTATTATTAATTTGGAGAAACATTCTCCGGCTAAAGAGATTAAGACCATTTGGCTTATTTCAACTAACTGGCAAAGAGATGGTCAGTTGGATGAAAATTCCCAAGCTGTAAACAGATGGATGGATAAAAATTATAATCTTATTCTTGAAAAAGAATTTCAGGGTATATTTATATTTAAATATGTTAAAAACTTCCGAGATTAA
- a CDS encoding nucleotidyltransferase family protein, with the protein MLKTSEINLLLSLIRNSNPKIKKDINWSIFIQHLITHELMPFAYQRLKHRKDIVPSSIYSRLKNSYYYNLSRDNNLWQEFLNIVDNFKRSNITLLPIKGMDLFLRFYPDYYWRAMSDIDILIKEEDFDKSNKILSQLGYKKELLGHRERYWRKNQCHVSFKKLGIFLEVHWALDFKRKNRILLDHLWRRIKQVNIENRKIDILSAEDSVFSLALHNRRMGRILSLKQILDTSNIINSTLRFDWNYILKETQQSKLQATIYFSLTQAKFFTNAKIPSSFIQRLTIPCWQKETIQKFIFNNTFPQNFNFDIKRDYLKTHFLIYDKIREPICYIINIPYEQFCKFYNLKLYREKTNLLYRMRLIFIPFNLFKKIFSGKIPF; encoded by the coding sequence ATGTTAAAAACTTCCGAGATTAATCTATTACTTTCTTTAATTCGGAATAGTAATCCTAAAATAAAAAAAGATATAAATTGGAGCATATTTATACAGCATCTCATTACTCATGAATTAATGCCTTTTGCTTACCAAAGATTAAAACATAGAAAAGATATAGTTCCCTCCAGTATCTATAGTCGTCTTAAAAACAGTTATTATTACAATCTATCCCGTGATAATAATCTCTGGCAGGAATTTTTAAATATTGTTGATAATTTTAAGCGCAGCAATATAACCCTATTACCTATTAAAGGTATGGATTTATTTCTAAGATTCTATCCTGATTATTACTGGCGAGCTATGTCTGATATAGATATTTTGATAAAAGAAGAAGATTTCGATAAGAGTAATAAAATTTTATCCCAATTAGGCTATAAAAAAGAACTGTTAGGACATAGAGAAAGATATTGGCGTAAAAACCAATGTCATGTTTCGTTTAAAAAATTAGGTATATTCTTAGAGGTTCACTGGGCATTGGATTTTAAAAGGAAAAATAGAATTTTATTAGATCATCTTTGGAGAAGAATAAAACAAGTAAATATAGAAAATAGAAAGATAGATATTTTATCTGCAGAAGATTCGGTATTTAGTCTTGCTTTACATAACCGCCGTATGGGAAGAATACTTTCTCTAAAGCAGATCTTAGATACATCAAATATTATAAATAGCACCCTGCGTTTTGACTGGAACTATATATTAAAAGAAACACAGCAAAGTAAATTACAGGCAACAATTTATTTTTCTCTTACACAGGCGAAATTTTTTACTAATGCAAAAATACCTTCATCGTTTATCCAAAGACTGACTATACCCTGCTGGCAGAAAGAAACAATTCAGAAATTTATATTCAACAATACATTTCCTCAAAATTTCAATTTTGATATCAAGAGAGACTATCTTAAAACACATTTTCTTATTTATGATAAAATACGAGAACCCATCTGTTACATTATAAATATTCCTTATGAGCAATTCTGCAAATTTTACAACTTGAAATTATATAGAGAAAAAACAAATCTTTTATACAGAATGCGTTTAATTTTTATCCCGTTCAATCTGTTTAAAAAGATATTTTCCGGAAAAATACCTTTTTAA
- a CDS encoding S24/S26 family peptidase, with product MDLKIQMNRDFAVEKKDMFVLGTVGFSMWPFLKSGEKVVVKKTESSNLHIGDIIVYRSNKQITCHRLVKKIISQNRYFLYPRGDNQIKLNSPILEEQLIGKAVGILRNGRISRLDRIWSKYLNWAIVKFAPIAKIILRPFKKVFFRKISF from the coding sequence ATGGATCTAAAGATACAGATGAATAGAGATTTTGCGGTAGAGAAGAAGGATATGTTTGTATTGGGGACAGTTGGTTTTAGTATGTGGCCTTTTCTTAAAAGTGGTGAGAAAGTCGTAGTAAAGAAAACAGAGTCAAGTAATTTACATATCGGAGATATAATAGTATACCGTTCTAATAAACAGATTACCTGCCATCGTTTGGTAAAAAAAATCATCTCTCAAAACAGATATTTCTTATATCCGCGCGGAGATAATCAGATAAAATTAAATTCACCGATACTTGAAGAACAGCTCATAGGTAAAGCTGTTGGTATTTTACGAAATGGTCGAATATCAAGGCTGGATAGAATATGGAGTAAGTATCTGAATTGGGCCATTGTTAAATTTGCCCCTATTGCAAAGATAATTCTTAGGCCTTTTAAAAAGGTATTTTTCCGGAAAATATCTTTTTAA
- a CDS encoding glucoamylase family protein produces the protein MKILREIVVALILTVQVRAVLASNLEVYQAVDMLKDFQTQQLNYCYQKFFRINGLYKSSPYIKEVDIATSGFALAGLALSAQKGLISKEKAKDMFLETVESCLKLQKTKGQNFSGFLYHFYVPDISGKSFVHKSGVEVSIIDTSILLAGIITASEYLISQGYPECREKANEFYSNIEWREFFHSGRRQFHMGWNSGFFGFWDYYTDEILLISILAQGSPVVDYRIDIRDSFGNITVKEGIYKDRKYVYSWYGSLFTYLFAHAFIDFRRLDNDLLYNVDWWENTKDAVLADIRWCSDNNYPENIFGISACWSKVSMGSSVMEYRDRVGGALSGAGEAERFYNSKNGIKPVAPYAAIGSMPFFQEYAILDNPAFLMFYKIRDKAFDRSGLLVESMDAGSLDREGVPEVNSHWIVGMDVIFPALMVENYFSEFIWKNFMQSRNVQFALLKTFPAYFTYLVRR, from the coding sequence ATGAAGATATTAAGAGAGATAGTAGTTGCTCTGATTTTAACAGTTCAGGTCAGAGCTGTTTTAGCTTCAAATTTAGAGGTTTATCAGGCCGTAGATATGCTGAAGGATTTTCAGACTCAGCAGTTAAATTATTGCTATCAAAAGTTCTTTAGGATAAACGGGCTTTATAAAAGTTCGCCCTACATCAAAGAGGTTGATATAGCGACTTCAGGTTTTGCTCTTGCCGGTCTGGCTCTCTCTGCTCAAAAAGGTTTGATCTCAAAAGAGAAGGCGAAAGACATGTTTTTAGAGACAGTTGAAAGCTGTTTAAAACTTCAGAAAACCAAAGGTCAGAATTTTTCCGGTTTTCTCTATCATTTTTATGTTCCAGATATATCGGGTAAGAGTTTTGTTCATAAATCCGGAGTTGAAGTTTCGATAATAGATACCTCGATTCTTTTAGCAGGTATAATCACAGCATCTGAATATCTGATATCTCAGGGTTATCCTGAGTGTAGAGAGAAGGCGAATGAATTTTATTCCAATATAGAGTGGAGAGAGTTCTTTCATAGCGGTAGAAGGCAGTTTCATATGGGTTGGAACAGCGGGTTCTTTGGTTTTTGGGACTATTATACAGATGAGATACTTTTGATATCAATACTTGCTCAGGGCTCACCTGTTGTAGATTATAGAATAGATATCAGGGACTCTTTTGGAAATATTACAGTGAAAGAGGGTATCTATAAAGACCGTAAGTATGTCTATTCCTGGTACGGTTCACTCTTTACTTACCTCTTTGCTCATGCTTTTATTGATTTTAGAAGGTTGGACAATGATCTCCTTTACAATGTTGACTGGTGGGAGAATACGAAAGATGCTGTATTAGCTGACATTAGATGGTGTTCTGATAATAACTATCCAGAAAATATCTTTGGTATAAGCGCATGCTGGTCTAAGGTCTCTATGGGTTCAAGTGTTATGGAATATAGAGATAGAGTTGGCGGAGCGCTTTCAGGTGCTGGAGAAGCTGAGAGATTCTATAATTCAAAGAACGGGATTAAGCCGGTTGCTCCTTATGCAGCAATAGGTTCGATGCCATTTTTTCAGGAATATGCCATCTTGGATAACCCCGCATTCCTAATGTTCTATAAGATACGCGATAAAGCCTTTGATAGGTCGGGTCTTTTGGTTGAATCGATGGATGCAGGCTCTTTAGATAGAGAGGGTGTGCCGGAAGTAAACTCTCACTGGATAGTCGGAATGGATGTGATCTTTCCGGCTCTGATGGTTGAGAACTATTTCTCCGAGTTTATCTGGAAGAACTTTATGCAGAGTCGCAATGTTCAGTTTGCTCTGCTTAAGACATTCCCGGCTTACTTTACTTATCTTGTAAGGAGATAA
- a CDS encoding ribonuclease HI family protein has translation MSSFRLYSDGSSRGNPGPAGVGVVIKDSHGVILKELSLPIGSSTNNVAEYLALIVGLTEALLLGIDDLKVFLDSELLVKQVKGEYKTKKEHLKPLLVNIKYLLNNFESIEFNHILREENREADKLAYSAAESKDVLF, from the coding sequence ATGAGTAGTTTTAGGCTTTATTCAGATGGTTCTTCCCGCGGTAATCCTGGCCCAGCCGGGGTTGGTGTTGTGATCAAAGATTCTCATGGGGTTATCTTAAAAGAGCTCTCTCTGCCCATTGGTTCTAGTACTAATAATGTTGCTGAATATTTGGCCCTTATCGTTGGTCTTACCGAAGCGCTGCTTTTAGGGATAGATGATTTAAAGGTGTTTTTAGATAGCGAGTTGCTGGTTAAGCAGGTTAAGGGGGAGTATAAGACAAAGAAGGAACATTTAAAACCTCTCCTTGTAAATATAAAGTACTTACTGAATAATTTTGAAAGTATAGAGTTTAATCATATTTTGCGGGAAGAGAATAGAGAGGCGGATAAGCTTGCTTATTCTGCTGCAGAATCCAAGGATGTTTTATTTTAA
- a CDS encoding C4-type zinc ribbon domain-containing protein, translated as MKVQDFKKQIEFLKELQGYDSRLRDLSFRKEDMPKKLQDFRLELDQKKEEIDRIEEEIKDLQVKIKDKELELQIAEEGIRKFQQQLLQVKTNKEYKALLGEIEGKKADNSCIEDEILKLMDSMDEIDLRLNREKNEFKKFKEEFQQEEYKVKQDVAVIEQKIQSQKVERGKIAQEVDPEVLSIYERLIESKDGLAIVPVVDGACGGCHLSLRPQTINEIKRASSIVTCERCSRIFYLDE; from the coding sequence ATGAAAGTGCAAGACTTTAAAAAGCAGATAGAATTTTTAAAAGAGCTCCAGGGGTATGATTCCAGGCTCCGTGATTTGAGTTTTCGTAAAGAGGATATGCCTAAAAAACTTCAGGACTTTAGGCTTGAGTTAGATCAGAAAAAAGAAGAGATTGATAGAATTGAAGAAGAGATCAAGGATCTGCAGGTTAAGATAAAAGATAAGGAGTTAGAACTCCAGATTGCCGAAGAGGGGATCCGGAAGTTTCAGCAGCAGCTTCTTCAAGTAAAGACGAACAAAGAGTATAAAGCTCTTTTAGGTGAGATAGAGGGTAAGAAGGCCGATAATTCATGCATTGAAGACGAGATATTGAAGCTAATGGATAGCATGGATGAGATAGACTTAAGGCTTAACAGAGAGAAGAATGAGTTCAAGAAGTTTAAAGAAGAGTTTCAGCAGGAAGAATATAAAGTTAAGCAGGATGTGGCTGTAATTGAACAGAAGATTCAATCTCAAAAAGTAGAGAGAGGCAAAATCGCTCAAGAGGTAGACCCTGAGGTTCTCTCTATTTATGAAAGATTGATTGAGAGCAAGGATGGTTTAGCTATTGTTCCAGTTGTTGATGGTGCTTGCGGTGGCTGCCATTTAAGTTTACGTCCTCAAACTATAAATGAGATAAAGAGAGCAAGCAGTATTGTTACTTGTGAGCGCTGCTCTAGGATATTCTATCTCGATGAGTAG
- a CDS encoding inositol monophosphatase family protein produces the protein MNLKKILKSSQYIALNAGDYVLSNLGRVKNIEFKGERNLVTEIDKRSEEMIKSYLFGKYPAFDFVGEEFGGDADSEYYWLVDPIDGTNNFSHTFPVFCVSIALLKDKNPILGVIYDPTRKEIFSAISKEGACLNGKKISVSKIDKISRSLVATGFYYDFKDQSDTNIEHFSNFIYHAQGVRRCGAAALDLAYVASGRLDGFWELGLNPWDTAAGILLIEEAGGRVTRMDGGDFNPFYPNILSSNGLLHQEMLRIISLEGNSARIKPKRFGS, from the coding sequence TTGAATCTAAAGAAGATACTCAAATCTTCTCAGTATATTGCTTTAAATGCAGGAGATTATGTTCTATCTAATCTTGGCAGGGTAAAAAATATTGAGTTTAAAGGTGAGCGAAATCTGGTCACCGAAATAGACAAAAGGTCTGAGGAGATGATAAAGAGTTATCTCTTTGGGAAGTATCCTGCTTTTGATTTTGTAGGTGAGGAGTTCGGAGGAGATGCCGATAGTGAGTATTACTGGCTGGTTGATCCGATAGATGGTACCAATAATTTCTCTCATACTTTTCCGGTTTTTTGTGTTTCAATAGCATTGTTAAAAGATAAGAATCCTATTCTTGGAGTTATCTATGACCCAACGCGAAAAGAGATCTTTTCAGCAATATCAAAAGAGGGTGCCTGCTTAAACGGAAAGAAGATTTCAGTCTCGAAAATAGATAAGATAAGCCGTAGCTTAGTTGCAACAGGATTCTACTATGATTTTAAAGATCAGTCAGATACCAACATAGAACATTTCTCTAATTTCATATACCATGCTCAAGGTGTACGTCGATGCGGTGCTGCGGCTTTAGACCTTGCTTATGTCGCATCTGGTAGATTGGATGGTTTCTGGGAACTGGGCTTGAATCCCTGGGATACCGCAGCCGGTATTCTCCTCATTGAAGAGGCTGGAGGCAGGGTTACGCGAATGGACGGGGGAGATTTCAATCCTTTCTATCCTAATATACTCTCTTCTAACGGGTTATTGCACCAGGAGATGTTAAGAATCATATCTTTAGAAGGTAACTCGGCAAGGATTAAACCTAAACGGTTTGGTTCCTAA
- a CDS encoding glycosyltransferase family 39 protein translates to MRRDAWYLPAVIIIVAAAVRFHKLETHFLWIDEGTSWYIAKFLSLNNIWADRIYAGHFPFYFLFLKFWIMVFGDSEFSLRLPSLIPSIFSLIVFFNISKLLLKANIARHWSLFIFSFSVYGLTLAQEVRMYSAALLFFCLWIFFLIKIIKDYPRYSILYSCSLFLFLLNGSVCIIPYLGVLSFLFFKFKNKIYRRISFLTIFVLIPFLFLYSSILSRSLNIEMECYYLKHQFALKTQLLNMIGWVLRFFKDITGFSEMSFYDLPYSLTLIYFVIFVLFAILSVFGLLKLSKEHKRIGLTLMLVSFLSLSLSYKFESRYFFHLLPFIAIGWGDTMARLYERSKKIAMLFILLWGCLYINDTILYFKIPKSAWGNIADYIEENESIQDEIWLLPDFSLGAFSYYYDGESTVAGIGLGGMPTIDKESGIWYIVWSNSKLPWVGGVLAIEADRFLKRYLYLKSDLEMSRYFVTKNGEVELHHYIPR, encoded by the coding sequence ATGAGAAGAGATGCTTGGTATCTGCCTGCGGTCATAATAATAGTTGCAGCAGCTGTAAGGTTCCATAAGTTAGAGACTCATTTTCTGTGGATAGACGAGGGGACTAGTTGGTATATAGCAAAGTTCTTGTCTTTAAACAATATTTGGGCAGATAGAATTTATGCAGGCCATTTTCCTTTCTACTTTCTGTTTTTAAAATTTTGGATTATGGTCTTTGGAGATTCAGAATTTTCTTTGCGCCTACCTTCTTTAATTCCATCTATATTTTCATTAATAGTCTTTTTTAATATAAGCAAGTTGTTGCTGAAAGCAAATATTGCAAGGCACTGGTCTCTATTTATCTTCTCTTTTTCAGTATACGGTTTAACTCTTGCTCAAGAGGTAAGGATGTATTCAGCGGCTTTACTGTTCTTCTGTCTTTGGATTTTTTTTCTAATTAAGATTATCAAAGATTACCCAAGATATTCTATTCTCTATTCCTGTTCGCTTTTTTTGTTCTTACTCAATGGCAGCGTTTGTATAATTCCATATCTGGGAGTGCTGTCTTTCCTTTTTTTTAAGTTTAAAAACAAGATATATAGGAGGATATCTTTTTTGACTATATTTGTTTTGATTCCTTTCCTGTTTTTATATTCTTCAATATTGTCTCGGTCTCTTAATATAGAGATGGAGTGCTATTATCTCAAGCACCAGTTTGCTTTAAAGACACAGCTGCTTAACATGATTGGTTGGGTCCTGAGATTTTTTAAGGATATAACCGGTTTTTCTGAAATGAGTTTCTATGATCTCCCTTATAGTTTGACCTTGATTTACTTTGTTATATTTGTTCTATTTGCGATATTGTCTGTATTTGGTTTACTAAAGTTATCTAAAGAGCACAAAAGAATTGGTCTGACATTGATGCTGGTTTCTTTTCTATCTTTATCTTTAAGCTATAAGTTTGAATCCCGATACTTCTTTCATCTACTGCCATTTATAGCTATAGGTTGGGGAGATACCATGGCTAGACTTTATGAGAGAAGCAAAAAAATAGCAATGCTGTTTATTCTTCTTTGGGGTTGCCTTTATATTAATGATACTATTTTATATTTTAAGATTCCAAAAAGCGCATGGGGTAATATTGCAGATTATATTGAGGAGAATGAGTCTATTCAGGATGAAATCTGGTTATTGCCTGATTTTTCACTCGGTGCTTTCAGTTATTATTACGATGGAGAGAGCACAGTTGCAGGAATAGGTTTGGGCGGTATGCCTACCATAGATAAAGAGTCGGGAATTTGGTATATAGTTTGGTCGAACTCAAAGCTTCCGTGGGTTGGAGGTGTACTTGCTATTGAAGCGGATAGATTTTTAAAGAGATATCTCTATCTTAAATCTGATTTAGAAATGTCGAGATATTTTGTGACCAAAAATGGAGAGGTTGAGTTGCACCATTACATACCAAGGTAA